AAGAACAAGACCAGCATTGTGATCAAAAGGAGCTcatggatgaaccattgttgaAGGAGGACAAGGAGAGGAGTGAAAAGGGAAGAACTACTCTTGCCGATCTCTTCGCCGCCTCTGATGCCTCCCCGAAGAAAGTCAAGAGTATTACTAGTCCTCTGAAGGAGAAGATCAATAAAGAACCAAcagaagaagatgagaagaagaagaagaagatgttgatgaTAATGAATAAGAACAAAGAGAATTCACTTGTTGAGGGAAAAACAAAACCCACCATTAAAGCAACAAAGAAGATGCAAAGAGTAAGATGATTATTCATTCATACACTCATTCAATCAttcattcatgcatgcattactttattttttttttcatgggaGTGAGCTAAGGGTGTTTGTTGCCTTTGTGGGGGAGAGTTAGAATTCCAAGATTCACATGAAGTATTGCTAAATTTGACTAACATGCATGAAGGCTCAATGTACAATGAAGAGttagtgattttattttttgtttttattggttttgcATGGGGATTTGGTAGCTGATCAcaaggatgatgaagaagaagaaggtccaTCCGGAAATGGTGGTAAATGGAATGACAGAAACTGTGTCTCTGATGTCCAAAGAGATGGAGAAGATAAGTCTAATTAATCAAGACATTGAAGAACATCCATGGTGAGCTTCATCATATATACTTTAATTTCTccatatattttcttcatttttttttcttttttaactgtctatttattttattttaattggggTTTATCATTAATCAtgcagtttttttaattttacattttttttaataaataatgattttttttttgtttatttgatcaataaaaa
This genomic stretch from Dioscorea cayenensis subsp. rotundata cultivar TDr96_F1 unplaced genomic scaffold, TDr96_F1_v2_PseudoChromosome.rev07_lg8_w22 25.fasta BLBR01001193.1, whole genome shotgun sequence harbors:
- the LOC120255788 gene encoding protein TILLER ANGLE CONTROL 1-like, which codes for MAMKILNWMQWKMKPNTVYSRVSHKHPPDVFADGKEMETNDQEALLLHNVLLDGILTIGTLGLQDIHHHHSPLIKHQQEYDNDKLEDEKNVSQEAVEQVEIKVAMVPLSVSKSLRSSFREKENEKVVVKVMKEQDQHCDQKELMDEPLLKEDKERSEKGRTTLADLFAASDASPKKVKSITSPLKEKINKEPTEEDEKKKKKMLMIMNKNKENSLVEGKTKPTIKATKKMQRLITRMMKKKKVHPEMVVNGMTETVSLMSKEMEKISLINQDIEEHPWRDQAVHQIG